The proteins below come from a single Chryseobacterium capnotolerans genomic window:
- a CDS encoding G-D-S-L family lipolytic protein yields MKKIIISTIAVSALLFTVTSCKTDFDTDVKDIQVSKGSADFSKYVALGNSLTSGYRDGALYIDGQNESYPSMIAQQMKLVGGGEFKQPLMGDNNGGLLLPLGGSATLQIQDTKLYIKGFVDGAPDIGPVNDNKAANLVTNFVKGPFNNMGVPGAKVAHLLAPKYGDVAGIATKTANPYFVRFASSPNASVIEDFVSQNPTFFSLWIGNNDALLYALAGADSSVETLTPPAQFKQYYDLLISKIEATKAKGVIANIPSVTSIPSLTTIPTNPLTAAVLGKGNVAAGEAAIDDLNKNVYGPLSQILTALGAGDRIQPLSKTAANPLLIKDESIADLGAKITFAAANSGNPTLVMLAPYLGATYGQARQAKSGDLVPLTTKAAIGSVETLPPGIPSSLGARGVAYPFADKYILIPSEIKEINDAIDAYNVTIKAAATAKGYAFVDANAKLKLLAGDSGISWDGVRYTAKFVSGGAFSLDGVHLTGRGYAVIANEFINAINATYKSSLPLVNPNNYSGVTLP; encoded by the coding sequence ATGAAAAAAATTATAATATCGACAATAGCAGTTTCTGCGCTTCTTTTTACTGTAACAAGCTGTAAAACTGATTTTGATACCGATGTAAAAGATATACAAGTGTCAAAAGGAAGTGCCGATTTCTCAAAGTATGTTGCTTTAGGAAATTCACTGACTTCCGGATATAGAGATGGAGCGCTTTATATAGATGGGCAAAACGAATCTTATCCATCTATGATTGCCCAGCAAATGAAACTTGTAGGCGGTGGAGAGTTTAAGCAGCCTTTGATGGGAGATAATAACGGAGGATTACTTCTTCCTCTAGGAGGAAGTGCTACACTTCAGATTCAGGATACAAAGCTTTATATAAAAGGTTTCGTTGATGGAGCTCCTGATATCGGTCCGGTCAATGATAATAAAGCAGCTAATTTAGTTACCAATTTTGTGAAAGGACCCTTCAATAATATGGGAGTTCCGGGAGCAAAGGTAGCTCATTTATTAGCACCGAAATATGGTGATGTTGCGGGAATAGCAACAAAAACGGCAAACCCTTATTTTGTGAGGTTTGCTTCGTCACCTAACGCATCTGTAATTGAGGACTTCGTAAGTCAAAATCCTACATTTTTCTCATTGTGGATTGGAAATAATGATGCTTTATTATATGCTTTGGCTGGGGCTGATAGTTCAGTGGAGACTTTAACACCTCCTGCTCAGTTTAAACAATATTACGATTTGTTGATTTCTAAAATTGAAGCAACAAAAGCGAAAGGGGTTATTGCTAATATTCCAAGTGTAACATCTATTCCTTCTTTGACAACGATACCGACAAATCCTTTGACGGCTGCTGTTTTAGGTAAAGGGAATGTTGCTGCTGGAGAAGCTGCCATTGATGATTTAAATAAAAACGTATATGGCCCATTAAGCCAGATTTTAACAGCATTAGGTGCTGGAGACAGAATTCAGCCTCTTTCTAAAACAGCTGCTAATCCATTGCTTATTAAGGATGAAAGTATAGCAGACTTAGGAGCAAAGATTACTTTTGCAGCTGCAAATTCTGGAAATCCAACTTTAGTGATGCTTGCTCCTTATCTTGGAGCTACTTATGGTCAGGCAAGACAAGCGAAATCAGGAGATCTTGTTCCTTTAACAACTAAAGCTGCTATTGGTTCAGTGGAGACTCTTCCTCCGGGAATTCCATCGTCGCTTGGAGCTAGAGGGGTTGCTTATCCGTTTGCTGATAAATATATTTTGATCCCATCTGAGATTAAGGAAATCAATGATGCTATTGATGCTTATAACGTAACTATTAAGGCTGCAGCTACAGCAAAAGGATATGCTTTTGTGGATGCGAATGCTAAACTTAAGCTGTTAGCTGGAGATTCTGGTATTTCATGGGATGGAGTAAGATATACCGCTAAATTTGTATCCGGAGGTGCATTCTCATTGGATGGAGTGCATTTAACTGGTAGAGGATATGCTGTTATTGCTAATGAATTTATTAATGCCATTAATGCAACTTATAAATCATCATTACCACTTGTAAACCCTAATAATTACTCAGGAGTTACACTACCATAA
- a CDS encoding OmpP1/FadL family transporter — MKKILVSTALLAGVLSYAGGFRVSLQGVKQLAMAHTSAHAEDASVTFFNPAGMSFIPSKLSVVAGGFGASNKVTFQNLNTLQSTETDNPLGTPIYAAITYKPIENLSVGFSFSTPFGSTIQWPDNWEGKEMVQKLELKSYYFQPMVSVKLAPWLAFGASYIYARGKVDWDKAVTQFNGQVNINDDKASGHGYGFGFYFRPDPKLDVSIAYRSAIDMKAKNGTATFKFPTQTPYSLLKLNAAGQDGFTATLPLVEEYTIGLTYKVTPKWQVSADFNYHGWERYSKLVLDFANAPIGNQADPTVLVSPKNFKNSKTFRLGTQYAFTNMIYGRLGAYYDESPYTNENFIPETPSFDTYVITGGVGFKLKQFGVDIAGGYAMPQYRNVNNANLGFYGQAKARAFYFGLGLSYNPF, encoded by the coding sequence ATGAAAAAAATATTAGTATCAACTGCTTTATTGGCGGGCGTTTTATCTTACGCAGGAGGCTTCAGAGTTTCTTTGCAGGGGGTAAAACAATTGGCCATGGCGCATACTAGTGCTCATGCCGAAGATGCAAGTGTGACATTCTTCAACCCGGCAGGTATGTCATTTATTCCTTCCAAGCTGAGTGTAGTAGCGGGAGGATTTGGTGCAAGTAATAAAGTTACGTTTCAAAACTTAAATACTTTGCAGAGTACAGAAACGGATAATCCGCTTGGGACCCCGATCTATGCAGCGATTACTTATAAACCAATAGAAAACCTATCTGTAGGTTTCAGTTTCTCTACACCTTTCGGAAGTACGATTCAATGGCCGGATAATTGGGAAGGCAAAGAAATGGTACAGAAATTAGAACTGAAGAGTTATTATTTCCAACCGATGGTTTCTGTGAAGCTGGCTCCTTGGTTGGCCTTTGGAGCGAGTTATATCTACGCAAGAGGAAAAGTGGATTGGGATAAAGCTGTGACACAATTTAACGGGCAGGTAAATATCAATGACGATAAAGCTAGTGGACATGGATATGGGTTCGGTTTCTATTTCAGACCTGATCCAAAACTGGATGTAAGTATCGCTTACCGTTCAGCAATTGATATGAAAGCTAAAAATGGGACTGCTACATTCAAGTTCCCAACTCAGACTCCTTATTCCTTATTAAAATTAAATGCTGCTGGCCAGGATGGGTTCACAGCTACACTTCCGTTGGTTGAAGAGTATACTATCGGTCTAACTTATAAAGTAACACCAAAATGGCAGGTTTCTGCTGACTTCAACTACCACGGATGGGAAAGATATAGTAAATTAGTATTGGATTTTGCGAATGCACCTATCGGAAATCAAGCAGATCCTACTGTTCTTGTGAGTCCTAAGAACTTCAAAAACTCTAAAACATTCAGATTGGGTACTCAATATGCATTCACTAATATGATCTATGGACGTTTAGGAGCATATTATGATGAGTCTCCTTATACTAACGAAAACTTTATTCCGGAAACTCCTTCTTTTGATACCTATGTAATTACAGGTGGGGTAGGATTTAAACTGAAACAGTTTGGAGTTGACATTGCAGGAGGATATGCAATGCCTCAATATAGAAATGTAAACAATGCTAATCTTGGATTCTACGGACAAGCGAAAGCAAGAGCGTTCTATTTTGGTCTAGGTTTATCTTATAATCCTTTTTAA
- a CDS encoding gliding motility lipoprotein GldH, whose product MRKILGLFTFILFFSCNSSSGEDVIMNSVDNKWNKKSEQKFNLEISDPQNPKNIIFVVRNNNNYPYSNIRFIVNFTNLQNKKKETDTLNYVLAKPNGEWLGTGFGDTKETLFQYKLNYRFPAKGKYEIGLTQAMRNDNLPGIEDVGIKIETAKP is encoded by the coding sequence ATGCGTAAAATTTTAGGATTATTCACCTTTATCCTTTTCTTTAGCTGTAACTCTTCCTCAGGAGAAGATGTTATCATGAATTCCGTTGACAATAAGTGGAATAAGAAAAGTGAGCAAAAATTTAATCTTGAAATTTCAGATCCGCAGAATCCTAAAAATATTATATTTGTCGTAAGAAACAACAACAATTATCCTTACAGTAATATAAGGTTTATTGTGAATTTCACTAACCTTCAGAACAAGAAAAAGGAAACCGATACCCTGAATTATGTTCTGGCAAAACCGAACGGAGAATGGCTCGGTACAGGCTTTGGTGACACAAAGGAAACATTGTTTCAGTATAAATTAAATTATAGGTTTCCAGCGAAAGGAAAATATGAAATCGGCCTAACCCAGGCGATGAGAAACGATAACCTTCCTGGAATTGAGGATGTTGGGATAAAAATAGAAACGGCTAAACCGTAA
- a CDS encoding transglycosylase domain-containing protein yields MEVNNKNAGNKGKTFPLPPKKKNTSWKKWVSFIWIGLIAVVLGISGLFFAVSQGFLGEMPDVKELENPDIFVASEIISSDGVTLGKFEKEKTQPIVYKDLPPYLIYALQAKEDERFKEHSGIDLYSIARAVAYGGGRGGGSTITQQLAKLLFTGNASQNKVERAFQKLKEWVVAVSLEKRYTKEEIITLYFNKFDFLFNANGVEMASRVYFNKKTSELTLPEAATFVAMLENPRKNNPYRYPERAKERRNVVLDQMQKTGYIDAATYEKAINTPVEVDFHPIKSITDGYSAYYKFYLRKEIDKYLETHEKETGKKLNLYKDGLKIYVTLDSKMQKYAEEAIKEHLTDLQKRFDAEQRGRKNRPFYYLTDKQINDVMLQAMKRTGRYKLLKADGMPDDSIMMEFKKPIKTSRFTWAGEEEVEMSPWDSIRYHKQIAQAGLMSMVPGTGEIKAWVGGIDWQHFQYDHIKQGKRQVGSTFKPFVYATAIMKLGMTPCSTVSNGTYDHNGWHVPGRGGMLTLKDGLAHSQNPIAARLIEMTGVDAVIQTARDLGVTEDIPRNNTIALGSSDITIYEMLGAYSTFANYGNHNKPEMIWRIEDANGRVIKEVNVEPKEVMNPMYAYTMIELMKGVAQYGTASGELGRRGISKAVEIAAKTGTTQNNSDGWFMGITPKLATGAWVGWEDRATHFFGTGEGQGARMALPIWAIFMKKVWADKTLGITPDDKFTKPSDWKDGCSNLKGLGGGYGDDGSLQTIDEIKNPRAADPTPKKPTEKKEENINENLHSNDEVDFNK; encoded by the coding sequence ATGGAAGTAAATAACAAAAATGCAGGAAATAAGGGGAAAACATTTCCTCTCCCTCCTAAAAAAAAGAACACCTCTTGGAAAAAATGGGTCTCCTTTATTTGGATTGGGCTCATTGCGGTAGTTTTAGGAATTTCAGGACTTTTCTTTGCGGTTTCCCAAGGATTCCTTGGAGAGATGCCGGATGTAAAGGAACTTGAAAATCCGGATATATTCGTCGCTTCTGAAATCATATCTTCAGACGGAGTAACACTGGGTAAATTCGAAAAAGAAAAAACTCAGCCTATCGTATACAAGGACCTTCCTCCTTACCTAATCTATGCCCTTCAGGCGAAAGAGGATGAGCGTTTTAAAGAACATTCAGGAATTGACTTATACTCTATTGCCAGAGCTGTTGCTTATGGTGGAGGACGTGGTGGTGGTTCTACCATTACCCAGCAGTTAGCAAAACTTCTTTTTACAGGAAATGCCTCTCAGAATAAAGTTGAAAGAGCATTCCAGAAACTGAAAGAATGGGTGGTGGCTGTAAGTCTTGAGAAAAGATATACAAAAGAAGAGATCATCACTCTTTATTTCAATAAATTTGATTTCTTGTTCAATGCAAATGGTGTTGAAATGGCATCCAGAGTTTATTTCAACAAAAAAACCTCTGAGCTGACCCTTCCGGAAGCTGCTACTTTTGTGGCCATGCTTGAAAACCCAAGAAAAAACAACCCTTACAGATATCCTGAAAGAGCAAAGGAAAGAAGAAATGTTGTATTGGATCAGATGCAGAAAACAGGATATATTGATGCAGCTACGTATGAAAAAGCAATCAACACTCCTGTAGAGGTAGATTTCCACCCAATTAAAAGTATCACTGACGGTTATTCTGCTTATTATAAATTCTACCTGAGAAAAGAGATTGACAAATATCTTGAGACTCATGAAAAAGAAACCGGTAAAAAGCTTAACCTCTATAAAGACGGATTAAAAATTTACGTAACTCTTGATTCTAAGATGCAAAAGTATGCTGAGGAAGCTATCAAAGAGCACTTAACGGATCTTCAGAAAAGATTTGATGCCGAACAAAGAGGAAGAAAAAACAGACCTTTCTATTACCTTACTGATAAACAGATCAATGATGTAATGCTTCAGGCTATGAAAAGAACAGGCCGATACAAGTTGTTAAAAGCGGACGGCATGCCTGATGATTCCATTATGATGGAATTCAAAAAACCAATCAAAACTTCGAGGTTCACATGGGCCGGAGAAGAAGAGGTTGAAATGTCACCATGGGACTCTATCAGATACCACAAGCAAATTGCACAGGCAGGTCTAATGTCAATGGTTCCTGGAACCGGAGAGATTAAAGCCTGGGTAGGAGGTATCGATTGGCAACACTTCCAATATGACCACATCAAGCAAGGGAAGAGACAGGTAGGATCTACCTTCAAGCCTTTCGTATATGCAACAGCAATTATGAAACTGGGAATGACTCCTTGCTCAACAGTTTCCAACGGAACGTATGATCACAATGGATGGCATGTACCGGGAAGAGGTGGAATGCTTACCTTGAAAGATGGTTTAGCACACTCTCAGAACCCGATTGCCGCAAGACTTATCGAAATGACAGGTGTAGATGCTGTTATCCAGACTGCAAGAGATCTTGGTGTAACAGAAGACATCCCTAGAAACAATACCATTGCCCTAGGTTCATCAGATATTACCATCTATGAGATGCTAGGTGCCTACAGTACTTTTGCCAACTATGGAAACCACAATAAACCGGAAATGATCTGGAGAATTGAAGATGCCAACGGTAGAGTAATTAAGGAAGTTAACGTAGAGCCGAAGGAAGTAATGAACCCAATGTATGCCTACACCATGATTGAACTGATGAAAGGTGTAGCACAGTATGGTACTGCATCAGGAGAACTGGGAAGAAGAGGAATTTCAAAAGCAGTTGAAATTGCTGCCAAAACAGGTACTACACAGAATAACTCCGATGGTTGGTTCATGGGAATCACACCAAAACTAGCAACAGGAGCCTGGGTAGGATGGGAAGACAGAGCAACTCACTTCTTTGGAACCGGTGAAGGTCAGGGTGCGAGAATGGCATTACCAATATGGGCAATCTTCATGAAGAAAGTTTGGGCAGACAAAACACTGGGAATTACTCCGGATGATAAGTTCACCAAACCTTCAGACTGGAAAGACGGCTGTTCAAACCTTAAAGGATTAGGTGGCGGATATGGAGATGACGGAAGCCTTCAGACCATTGATGAGATCAAGAACCCAAGAGCTGCAGATCCAACTCCTAAAAAACCAACAGAGAAGAAAGAGGAAAACATTAATGAAAACCTTCATTCAAACGACGAGGTAGATTTTAATAAATAA
- a CDS encoding protein adenylyltransferase SelO codes for MNIEHISQPFIKKFPGDFSNNPMQRNTPKVLFSTTQPAGFDNPQLIAFNEALSEEIGLGKFEEKDLGFLVGNHLPDNIQTYATAYAGHQFGNWAGQLGDGRAILAGEITNSSGKRTEIQWKGAGATPYSRHADGRAVLRSSVREYLMSEAMFHLGVPTTRALSLAFTGEDVVRDIMYNGNPQLEKGAVVIRTAESFLRFGHFELMSAQQEYKTLQELLDFTIENYYPEIASSDTQKYKDFFESACTRTANLMVEWFRVGFVHGVMNTDNMSILGLTIDYGPYSMMDEYDLNFTPNTTDLPGRRYAFGKQGQISQWNLWQLANALHPIIKDEKFLENTLNRYGNYFWEAHDKMLCRKFGFDELRKDDEEFFTNWQGLMQELELDHTLFFNQLEKLTADMDLKEHFSKISYSFLNEDKLRKLKKFIESYEARLGLNTISREESLQMMARSNPKFILRNYLLYECIEEINNGQTEMLNKLIKALENPYEEVFPEFSTKRPSGYDDTAGCSTLSCSS; via the coding sequence ATGAATATTGAACACATCAGCCAGCCTTTCATCAAGAAATTTCCAGGAGACTTCTCTAATAATCCTATGCAGAGAAATACACCTAAGGTTTTATTTTCAACGACTCAGCCTGCCGGTTTTGACAATCCTCAGTTAATAGCCTTCAATGAAGCTTTATCAGAAGAAATAGGATTAGGTAAGTTCGAAGAGAAAGATCTTGGGTTCTTAGTGGGAAATCACCTTCCAGATAATATTCAAACCTACGCTACTGCATATGCAGGCCATCAGTTTGGAAATTGGGCAGGTCAGCTTGGAGACGGAAGAGCTATACTTGCTGGTGAGATTACCAACAGTTCAGGAAAAAGAACAGAAATCCAGTGGAAAGGAGCAGGTGCAACTCCTTATTCCAGACATGCAGATGGAAGGGCTGTACTCAGATCTTCCGTAAGAGAGTATCTGATGAGTGAAGCCATGTTTCACCTCGGCGTTCCTACAACCAGAGCGTTGAGTCTTGCATTTACTGGTGAAGATGTTGTTCGTGATATTATGTATAACGGAAATCCACAGTTGGAAAAAGGAGCTGTAGTGATCAGAACCGCTGAAAGCTTTCTTCGTTTCGGCCACTTTGAACTGATGTCAGCCCAACAGGAATATAAAACCCTGCAGGAACTTTTGGATTTCACTATTGAAAATTATTATCCGGAAATCGCATCATCAGACACTCAAAAATATAAAGACTTCTTTGAAAGCGCTTGTACCCGCACAGCCAATCTTATGGTGGAATGGTTCAGAGTAGGATTTGTACATGGGGTCATGAATACGGACAACATGTCTATTTTGGGCCTAACAATTGATTATGGGCCCTATTCCATGATGGATGAATATGATTTAAATTTCACTCCCAACACCACCGATCTTCCGGGAAGAAGATATGCCTTTGGAAAACAGGGACAGATCTCTCAATGGAACCTGTGGCAGCTAGCCAATGCCCTTCATCCAATAATTAAGGATGAAAAATTTTTAGAAAATACATTAAACAGATATGGTAATTATTTTTGGGAAGCTCATGACAAAATGCTTTGCAGAAAATTTGGTTTTGATGAATTGAGAAAAGATGATGAAGAGTTTTTCACCAATTGGCAGGGATTAATGCAGGAACTGGAACTGGATCATACTTTATTTTTCAATCAATTGGAAAAACTAACCGCTGATATGGATTTAAAAGAGCACTTCAGCAAGATCTCCTACTCTTTTCTAAATGAAGATAAATTGAGAAAACTCAAAAAATTTATTGAAAGTTATGAGGCCAGGTTAGGTTTAAATACCATTTCAAGAGAAGAATCTTTACAAATGATGGCGAGGTCCAATCCAAAATTCATTTTAAGAAACTATCTGCTTTATGAATGCATTGAGGAAATTAATAATGGTCAAACAGAAATGTTGAACAAACTCATAAAAGCATTGGAAAACCCTTATGAAGAAGTATTTCCTGAGTTTTCTACTAAAAGACCATCAGGCTATGATGATACTGCAGGATGTTCTACACTTTCGTGCAGTTCTTGA
- a CDS encoding T9SS type A sorting domain-containing protein, with protein sequence MKRILLSLALLASVYSSAQTVLSENFNGGTFPPTGWTRSATLTSNPWGPSNSASTFPSSGANAIATYSIGNTTSAAIDYASASNTANLTSPTFSLAGATAPVLKFKVVVGWSYMINQNLGDLIAQVSTNGGATWTTLWAEDTETGFIDDGDGNEDTDFYNTVSVQKDLAAYIGQTNVQIRFRYTATDADAVSIDDVQVLTNGTLGTHEVSSKKTSLEIYPNPTKGEINIKTDKNIKSSTIFDMTGKSLLQNHNEKADISSLPKGAYLLKVIFTDGSSSTRSIIKQ encoded by the coding sequence ATGAAAAGAATTCTACTATCCTTAGCTTTATTAGCAAGCGTTTACAGCAGCGCTCAAACTGTATTATCTGAGAATTTTAATGGCGGAACATTCCCTCCAACTGGCTGGACAAGATCAGCTACACTGACATCAAACCCTTGGGGCCCATCCAATTCAGCTTCAACATTTCCTTCGAGTGGAGCCAATGCTATAGCTACCTATTCTATTGGCAATACTACATCTGCAGCAATTGACTATGCTTCTGCATCTAATACAGCTAATCTTACAAGTCCCACTTTTAGCTTAGCAGGTGCTACAGCTCCTGTATTAAAATTCAAAGTAGTAGTAGGCTGGTCCTATATGATCAATCAAAACTTAGGAGATCTGATTGCACAAGTATCCACAAATGGGGGTGCAACATGGACAACATTATGGGCAGAAGATACTGAAACAGGATTTATTGATGATGGTGATGGTAATGAGGACACCGACTTCTACAATACTGTATCAGTTCAGAAAGATTTGGCTGCCTATATAGGACAAACTAATGTTCAGATAAGATTCCGATATACAGCAACAGATGCTGACGCTGTTTCCATAGACGACGTACAGGTTCTTACAAACGGAACATTAGGAACTCATGAAGTTTCATCTAAAAAAACATCATTAGAAATCTATCCAAACCCAACAAAAGGAGAAATAAATATCAAAACAGATAAGAATATCAAATCTTCAACAATATTTGATATGACAGGAAAGTCATTATTACAAAACCACAATGAAAAAGCTGACATTTCTTCACTTCCAAAAGGAGCTTACTTATTGAAAGTAATATTTACAGATGGATCTTCTTCTACAAGAAGTATTATCAAACAATAA
- a CDS encoding DUF6080 domain-containing protein: MSLIKTKFINFLRLVFPSSYTELGVFLFFITCYGILGSYIAIHYRIIFDSRIPWDAYFSFDNKSILMTGGSFERHPLSYYFFNWVREFCLFISGGKMDMTFRLSLAWLSNIIITLNVVQIFKYLKNIIRLPLFYSLLITLFFGIFSTNIILSFTPENFTYTLFLLSLYNYYAAIKLRKEEKIPAGALSLASITIGGLTITNIAKVFIPVLFEKGLFKSWKKIGSAITRAIIAIIIYALLYLYRIDFKYQNIFSKTNQQYEKFSNVESMPTWDMILSFFFGGNILFPSFIISDKHNMKGFDFKGLYMDLYSSAISYIFIVLLLILISWSYVKNFKNKWVQVIMISFFFDIIIHCIMRFGLHTSYIYGGHFVFVYPLLIGRLFYAYRSSPRTIAFLTLIFCFMLVYLLINNLYRMSEFFWFLETCYQ; this comes from the coding sequence GTGTCATTAATCAAGACAAAATTTATTAATTTTTTGAGGCTGGTTTTTCCTTCCTCTTATACAGAACTGGGAGTTTTCCTTTTCTTCATTACCTGCTACGGAATTCTTGGCTCTTATATTGCCATTCATTACAGAATTATCTTTGACAGTAGAATTCCCTGGGATGCTTACTTCAGTTTTGACAACAAATCAATATTGATGACCGGAGGGAGCTTTGAAAGACATCCTCTATCCTACTATTTTTTTAACTGGGTCAGAGAGTTTTGTTTATTTATATCAGGAGGAAAAATGGATATGACTTTTAGACTATCTCTTGCCTGGCTCAGCAATATCATTATCACCTTGAATGTTGTTCAGATTTTTAAATATCTTAAGAATATCATCAGACTTCCATTATTCTATAGTCTTTTAATCACTTTATTTTTCGGGATATTTTCTACCAACATTATCCTATCCTTCACTCCTGAGAATTTTACCTACACATTATTTTTGCTTTCGTTGTATAACTATTACGCGGCAATAAAACTCAGAAAAGAAGAGAAAATACCCGCAGGCGCTTTATCTCTAGCAAGCATTACCATTGGAGGACTTACCATTACCAACATTGCAAAAGTTTTTATTCCGGTACTTTTCGAAAAAGGACTCTTTAAAAGCTGGAAAAAAATAGGCAGCGCTATTACAAGAGCAATAATAGCCATCATTATTTACGCACTGCTTTATCTTTATAGAATTGATTTTAAATACCAGAATATATTTTCAAAGACCAACCAACAATATGAAAAGTTTTCTAATGTAGAGTCTATGCCAACATGGGATATGATTTTATCTTTCTTTTTTGGCGGCAATATTCTCTTCCCAAGCTTCATTATTTCAGACAAACACAATATGAAAGGATTCGATTTTAAAGGTCTTTACATGGATCTCTATTCATCTGCAATCTCCTATATTTTCATTGTACTATTATTAATACTGATAAGTTGGAGTTATGTAAAGAATTTTAAAAACAAATGGGTTCAAGTTATCATGATTTCATTTTTCTTTGATATCATCATCCATTGCATCATGAGATTCGGGCTTCATACCTCATACATCTATGGCGGACATTTTGTTTTTGTGTACCCATTGCTTATTGGGCGGCTCTTCTATGCCTACAGATCCTCTCCAAGAACCATAGCCTTCTTAACATTAATATTCTGTTTCATGTTGGTTTATTTACTTATAAACAATCTGTACAGAATGTCAGAATTCTTTTGGTTCCTAGAAACCTGTTATCAATAA
- a CDS encoding SPOR domain-containing protein, which translates to MRNLIKIFSILSLFGFYSIEAQQVVKKDTLSGTELVITMDSKINAALEGVEDKCSKVVTNNPSKDYGNNDSGISSGISTKPPKIYVPNRELTNAEICRKNPRILGYKIQITTVKSNEEANEVKSYFRKRFPNLKVETDASLRPNYKILAGSYFTKQSAAGDLSRIREYFKSAVAVQYRIFCSEAK; encoded by the coding sequence ATGAGAAATTTGATCAAAATATTTTCGATATTATCGTTGTTTGGTTTTTATAGTATTGAAGCCCAGCAGGTTGTTAAAAAAGATACGCTTTCAGGAACAGAGCTTGTCATCACTATGGATTCCAAAATAAATGCTGCTTTGGAAGGAGTTGAAGATAAATGTTCAAAGGTTGTGACTAATAATCCATCTAAGGATTATGGTAATAATGACTCTGGTATTTCTTCAGGTATCAGTACAAAACCTCCCAAAATCTATGTGCCGAATAGAGAATTAACGAATGCAGAAATCTGTAGAAAAAATCCTAGAATTTTAGGCTATAAAATTCAGATTACAACAGTAAAAAGCAATGAAGAAGCTAATGAAGTGAAGTCTTATTTCAGAAAAAGATTTCCTAATCTGAAAGTGGAAACAGATGCTTCTTTAAGACCTAATTATAAGATTTTAGCTGGAAGTTATTTCACTAAGCAAAGTGCTGCGGGCGATCTTTCTAGAATAAGAGAGTATTTCAAATCTGCAGTAGCTGTACAATACAGAATCTTCTGTTCAGAAGCAAAGTAA